The following are encoded together in the Microbacterium hatanonis genome:
- a CDS encoding ABC transporter ATP-binding protein has product MTLELRGITKRFGDLVANDHIDLVVRPGEIHALLGENGAGKSTLMNVLYGLYTADEGEILLDGVVQQFRGPGDAMQAGIGMVHQHFMLVPVFSVAENVMLGHESTRFGGALDLPAARAHVREVAARFGFAIDPDAIVGDLPVGVQQRVEIIKALSRDAKVLVFDEPTAVLTPQETDELMGIMRQLRDDGTSIVFITHKLREVREVADTITVIRLGKVVAEAEPTATNAELASLMVGRAVELTVSREAPHLRPGGLVVEGLSVTDETGHLVVNDVSFAVQPGEVLAIAGVQGNGQTELTEALIGLQAKVSGSILLDGENLNGRSVKQIIDAGVGFVPEDRKVEGLVGEFSVAENLVLNRSGEAPFFRAATLRRSSLADFAREKINEFDIRTQSPQTAVGRLSGGNQQKVVLARELSRPLKLFVASQPTRGIDVGSIEFVHKRIVETRDSGVPVIVVSTELDEVSALADRIAVMYRGRIVGIVPGDASRETLGLMMAGESIEGINA; this is encoded by the coding sequence ATGACGCTCGAACTGCGCGGGATCACAAAAAGATTCGGCGATCTGGTCGCGAACGACCACATCGACCTCGTCGTCCGCCCCGGAGAGATCCACGCTCTCCTGGGAGAGAACGGCGCCGGCAAGTCCACCCTGATGAACGTCCTCTACGGCCTGTACACGGCCGACGAGGGCGAGATCCTGCTCGACGGAGTCGTCCAGCAGTTCCGGGGTCCGGGCGATGCCATGCAAGCCGGTATCGGCATGGTGCACCAGCACTTCATGCTCGTGCCCGTGTTCTCGGTCGCCGAGAACGTCATGCTGGGGCACGAGTCGACCCGCTTCGGCGGCGCGCTCGATCTCCCCGCGGCGCGCGCCCATGTGCGCGAGGTCGCGGCTCGGTTCGGGTTCGCCATCGACCCCGACGCGATCGTCGGCGACCTCCCCGTCGGCGTCCAGCAGCGGGTCGAGATCATCAAGGCGCTCTCGCGCGACGCGAAGGTGCTCGTCTTCGATGAGCCGACCGCCGTGCTCACCCCGCAGGAGACCGACGAGCTGATGGGCATCATGCGTCAGCTCCGCGACGACGGCACGTCCATCGTCTTCATCACCCACAAGCTCCGCGAGGTTCGCGAGGTCGCGGACACCATCACGGTCATCAGGCTCGGCAAGGTCGTCGCCGAGGCCGAGCCGACCGCCACGAACGCCGAGCTCGCGTCGCTCATGGTCGGTCGCGCGGTCGAGCTCACGGTGAGCCGGGAAGCCCCGCACCTGCGACCCGGCGGGCTGGTCGTCGAGGGACTCAGCGTCACCGACGAGACCGGCCATCTGGTCGTCAACGACGTCAGCTTCGCCGTGCAGCCGGGCGAGGTGCTCGCGATCGCCGGGGTGCAGGGCAACGGGCAGACCGAGCTCACCGAGGCGCTCATCGGGCTGCAGGCGAAGGTCTCAGGATCGATCCTCCTCGACGGCGAAAACCTGAACGGTCGCAGCGTCAAGCAGATCATCGATGCCGGCGTCGGGTTCGTCCCCGAGGACCGCAAGGTCGAGGGCCTCGTCGGCGAGTTCAGCGTGGCCGAGAATCTCGTGCTCAACAGGTCGGGCGAGGCCCCGTTCTTCCGGGCCGCCACCCTGCGCCGATCGTCCCTCGCCGACTTCGCCCGCGAGAAGATCAACGAGTTCGACATCCGCACGCAGAGTCCTCAGACCGCCGTGGGGCGTCTCTCCGGCGGCAACCAGCAGAAAGTGGTGCTCGCGCGGGAGCTCAGTCGTCCGCTCAAGCTGTTCGTCGCCTCCCAGCCGACCCGCGGCATCGATGTCGGATCGATCGAGTTCGTGCACAAGCGCATCGTCGAGACCCGCGACTCCGGGGTGCCCGTCATCGTCGTCTCGACCGAGCTCGACGAGGTGTCGGCGCTGGCCGACCGGATCGCGGTCATGTACCGCGGGCGCATCGTCGGCATCGTGCCCGGTGACGCGTCACGGGAGACCCTCGGTCTCATGATGGCGGGCGAATCGATCGAGGGGATCAACGCATGA
- a CDS encoding BMP family lipoprotein, whose amino-acid sequence MVGTLALLTACGSAPDAAAPAESGSAATVVDGFKPCMVSDEGGFDDKSFNQLGFEGLNRAADELGVEVTSTESASASDYASNLDGLVAANCTFIVSVGFNLSAPTVEAALANPDVEFAIIDDAADNDFDGTTDAPNIKPLLFDTAQAAFLGGYTAASYTQTGKVGTFGGAKIPPVTIFMDGFQSGVEYYNSEKGTDVQVVGWDSATQEGQFTNAFAANDVAKQLAQGIIDQDVDVLLPVGGPIYQSAAQAIRDSGGNIALLGVDADVYETDPTVADLLLVSILKGMDVAVYEAAMEAAAGGFDTTPFVGVLENDGVGISSFHDFENEVALGLADELETIRQGIIDGTIDAESVSSPAQG is encoded by the coding sequence ATGGTCGGTACCCTCGCGCTGCTGACCGCCTGTGGATCCGCGCCGGACGCCGCCGCACCCGCCGAGAGCGGCAGCGCCGCGACGGTGGTCGACGGGTTCAAGCCCTGCATGGTCTCGGACGAGGGCGGATTCGACGACAAGTCGTTCAACCAGCTCGGCTTCGAGGGGCTCAACCGCGCCGCCGATGAGCTGGGCGTCGAGGTCACCAGCACGGAGTCCGCCTCGGCCTCCGACTACGCCTCCAACCTCGACGGACTCGTCGCGGCGAACTGCACGTTCATCGTGTCGGTCGGCTTCAACCTGAGCGCCCCGACGGTGGAGGCGGCTCTCGCCAACCCCGACGTCGAGTTCGCGATCATCGACGACGCCGCCGACAACGACTTCGACGGCACCACCGACGCGCCGAACATCAAGCCGCTGCTGTTCGACACCGCTCAGGCCGCATTCCTCGGCGGCTACACCGCCGCCTCGTACACGCAGACCGGCAAGGTCGGCACCTTCGGCGGAGCGAAGATCCCGCCGGTGACGATCTTCATGGACGGCTTCCAGAGCGGCGTCGAGTACTACAACTCCGAGAAGGGCACCGACGTGCAGGTCGTCGGTTGGGACTCGGCCACGCAGGAGGGCCAGTTCACCAACGCCTTCGCCGCGAACGACGTCGCCAAGCAGCTCGCTCAGGGCATCATCGACCAGGACGTCGACGTGCTGCTGCCCGTCGGTGGCCCGATCTACCAGTCGGCCGCGCAGGCCATCCGTGACTCGGGCGGCAACATTGCGCTGCTCGGCGTCGACGCGGACGTCTACGAGACCGACCCGACGGTCGCCGACCTGCTGCTCGTCTCGATCCTCAAGGGCATGGACGTCGCCGTCTACGAAGCCGCGATGGAAGCCGCCGCCGGCGGGTTCGACACCACTCCGTTCGTCGGCGTGCTGGAGAACGACGGCGTGGGCATCTCGAGCTTCCACGACTTCGAGAACGAGGTCGCGCTCGGCCTCGCCGACGAGCTGGAGACGATCCGTCAGGGGATCATCGACGGCACGATCGACGCCGAATCGGTGTCGTCGCCCGCCCAGGGCTGA
- a CDS encoding mannose-1-phosphate guanylyltransferase: protein MASHPLDDFYAVIPAGGIGSRLWPLSRAEAPKFLHDLTGSGQTLLRDTWDRLEPLTGRDRIAVVTGRAHRAAVERELPGIADKNVILESEPRDSAAAIGLAAAILVRREPDVVIGSFAADHVIRGTNTFAFAVQQAVAVAREGYICTIGIQPSEASIGFGYIKKADELDVEGAPEAALVERFVEKPDLATAQAYFADRAYLWNAGMFITRADVLLAEIEANEPELHAGLMELAEAWDDRDRRGPVVDRVWPTIKKIAIDYAVAEPAADKGRLAVIPGHFDWDDVGDFASLAKLNSHGGKGELAILGSTARVLADSSSGIVVSQTSRVISLIGVHDIVVVDTPDALLVTTSDNAQRVKGVVDALKLTGRNDVL, encoded by the coding sequence ATGGCTTCTCACCCCCTCGACGACTTCTACGCCGTGATCCCCGCCGGGGGGATCGGCAGCCGGCTGTGGCCTCTCTCGCGCGCCGAGGCGCCGAAGTTCCTCCATGACCTGACGGGGTCGGGTCAGACCCTGCTCCGCGACACCTGGGACCGCCTCGAGCCGCTCACGGGGCGTGACCGCATCGCCGTGGTCACCGGGCGCGCGCACCGTGCCGCGGTGGAACGCGAGCTGCCGGGCATCGCCGACAAGAACGTCATCCTCGAGTCCGAGCCGCGCGACTCGGCGGCCGCCATCGGTCTGGCCGCCGCGATCCTCGTGCGCCGCGAGCCCGACGTCGTGATCGGTTCCTTCGCCGCCGACCACGTGATCCGAGGGACGAACACGTTCGCGTTCGCCGTGCAGCAGGCCGTCGCGGTCGCCCGGGAGGGATACATCTGCACCATCGGCATCCAGCCGAGCGAGGCGTCGATCGGATTCGGGTACATCAAGAAGGCCGATGAGCTCGACGTCGAGGGCGCCCCCGAGGCCGCGCTCGTCGAGCGCTTCGTCGAGAAGCCCGACCTCGCGACCGCGCAGGCCTACTTCGCCGACCGCGCCTACCTCTGGAACGCGGGCATGTTCATCACGCGGGCCGACGTGCTCCTCGCCGAGATCGAGGCCAACGAACCCGAGCTGCACGCCGGTCTCATGGAGCTCGCCGAGGCCTGGGACGATCGCGACCGCCGCGGGCCCGTCGTCGATCGGGTGTGGCCGACGATCAAGAAGATCGCGATCGACTACGCCGTGGCCGAGCCGGCCGCCGACAAGGGGCGTCTCGCCGTGATCCCCGGTCACTTCGACTGGGACGACGTGGGGGACTTCGCCAGCCTCGCGAAGCTCAACTCCCACGGCGGGAAGGGCGAGCTCGCGATCCTCGGCAGCACCGCCCGTGTGCTCGCCGACTCCTCGAGCGGCATCGTCGTCTCGCAGACCAGTCGCGTGATCAGCCTGATCGGCGTTCACGACATCGTGGTGGTCGACACCCCCGACGCGCTCCTGGTCACGACCAGCGACAACGCGCAGCGCGTCAAGGGCGTCGTCGACGCACTGAAACTCACCGGGCGCAACGACGTGCTCTGA
- the sdhC gene encoding succinate dehydrogenase, cytochrome b556 subunit, translating into MSAPARVTPSISETTSKVPRGTLYRGNEGMWSWVLHRITGIAIFFFLLVHILDTALIRVSPEAYDAVIGTYKNPIMGLGEVALVGAIAYHAYNGLRIILVDFWGWATRHQRQLWWGVLGLWVVTMLGFTPRHLINVFSNMGVGH; encoded by the coding sequence GTGTCAGCACCTGCACGCGTCACACCGTCGATATCCGAGACCACCTCGAAAGTCCCTCGCGGCACCCTCTACCGGGGTAACGAGGGAATGTGGTCGTGGGTGCTCCATCGCATCACCGGCATCGCGATCTTCTTCTTCCTCCTGGTGCACATCCTCGACACCGCGCTGATCCGCGTGTCGCCCGAGGCGTACGACGCCGTGATCGGCACGTACAAGAACCCGATCATGGGTCTCGGTGAGGTCGCCCTCGTCGGTGCGATCGCGTATCACGCCTACAACGGGCTGCGCATCATCCTCGTCGACTTCTGGGGATGGGCCACCCGCCACCAGCGTCAGCTCTGGTGGGGCGTGCTCGGTCTCTGGGTCGTCACGATGCTCGGTTTCACGCCGCGCCACCTCATCAACGTCTTCTCGAACATGGGAGTCGGACACTGA
- a CDS encoding succinate dehydrogenase hydrophobic membrane anchor subunit — MTTADLAAPRTPYVRKKGVNLEKWGWLYMRASGVLLIILIFGHLFSNLLTNDGIHQIDFAFVAGKLASPFWQWWDVAMLWLALIHGANGMRTIVNDYVATPLIRRILVWSLWTSAAFLILLGTLVVFTFDPCIGVNEASVLWETCTGA; from the coding sequence ATGACCACCGCAGACCTCGCGGCACCGCGCACCCCCTACGTCCGCAAGAAGGGCGTCAACCTCGAGAAGTGGGGCTGGCTCTACATGCGCGCCTCCGGCGTGCTGCTGATCATCCTGATCTTCGGCCACCTGTTCTCGAACCTCCTGACCAACGACGGCATCCACCAGATCGACTTCGCCTTCGTCGCCGGCAAGCTCGCCTCGCCGTTCTGGCAGTGGTGGGACGTCGCGATGCTCTGGCTCGCCCTCATCCACGGCGCGAACGGCATGCGCACGATCGTGAACGACTACGTCGCGACGCCGCTCATCCGCCGCATCCTGGTGTGGTCGCTCTGGACCTCGGCGGCATTCCTGATCCTCCTCGGCACGCTCGTCGTCTTCACGTTCGACCCGTGCATCGGGGTCAACGAGGCCAGCGTCCTCTGGGAAACCTGCACCGGCGCCTGA
- the sdhA gene encoding succinate dehydrogenase flavoprotein subunit, with protein MSTQTSSDSVVKDGVHYHQFDIVIVGAGGAGMRAAIEAGPGAKTAVISKLYPTRSHTGAAQGGMAAALANVEEDSWEWHTFDTVKGGDYLVDQDAAEILAKEAIDAVIDLENMGLPFNRTPEGKIDQRRFGGHTADHGKTPVRRACYAADRTGHMILQTLFQNCVRLGINFFNEFYVLDLVTVVDDAGATQVAGVVAYELSTGELHVFQSKAVIFATGGFGKIYKTTSNAHTLTGDGVGIIWRKGLPLEDMEFFQFHPTGLAGLGILLTEGARGEGAILRNASGERFMERYAPTIKDLAPRDIVARCMVQEVAEGRGAGPHRDYVLLDCTHLGAEVLETKLPDITEFARTYLGVDPVVEPVPVMPTAHYAMGGIPTNNNAEVLSNNTTVVPGLYAAGECACVSVHGSNRLGTNSLLDINVFGKRAGRNAVEYVKTAEFVPLPEDPSKEVRELMERLRANPGTERISVLRKTLQDEMDKGAQVFRTEESLTRMLTVIEDLRTRFNNIHVDDKGKRFNTDLLEAVELGFLLDLAEVVVYAALNRKESRGGHMRDDYPTRDDENYMKHTMAYLTGDPHSSFASDHIELDWKPVVFTKNEAGELRYPPLERKY; from the coding sequence GTGAGCACCCAGACCAGCTCGGACTCCGTCGTCAAAGACGGAGTGCACTACCACCAGTTCGACATCGTGATCGTGGGCGCCGGCGGCGCCGGCATGCGCGCGGCGATCGAGGCCGGCCCCGGTGCCAAGACCGCGGTGATCTCGAAGCTCTACCCCACCCGGTCGCACACCGGCGCGGCGCAGGGCGGCATGGCGGCGGCGCTCGCCAACGTCGAAGAGGACTCGTGGGAGTGGCACACGTTCGACACCGTCAAGGGCGGCGACTACCTCGTCGACCAGGACGCCGCCGAGATCCTCGCGAAAGAAGCGATCGACGCGGTCATCGACCTCGAGAACATGGGCCTGCCGTTCAACCGCACGCCCGAGGGCAAGATCGATCAGCGCCGGTTCGGCGGGCACACCGCCGACCACGGCAAGACGCCCGTGCGCCGCGCCTGCTACGCGGCCGACCGCACCGGCCACATGATCCTCCAGACGCTGTTCCAGAACTGCGTGCGCCTGGGCATCAACTTCTTCAACGAGTTCTACGTGCTCGACCTCGTGACCGTGGTCGACGATGCGGGTGCGACCCAAGTCGCCGGCGTCGTGGCCTACGAGCTCTCCACCGGCGAGCTGCACGTGTTCCAGTCGAAGGCCGTCATCTTCGCCACCGGCGGCTTCGGCAAGATCTACAAGACGACCTCCAACGCGCACACCCTCACGGGCGACGGCGTCGGCATCATCTGGCGCAAGGGCCTGCCGCTGGAGGACATGGAGTTCTTCCAGTTCCACCCGACCGGCCTCGCCGGCCTCGGCATCCTCCTCACGGAGGGAGCCCGAGGCGAGGGCGCGATCCTCCGCAACGCCTCCGGCGAGCGGTTCATGGAGCGCTACGCCCCCACGATCAAAGACCTCGCGCCCCGCGACATCGTCGCGCGCTGCATGGTGCAGGAGGTCGCGGAGGGTCGCGGCGCCGGCCCGCACCGCGACTACGTGCTGCTGGACTGCACCCACCTCGGCGCCGAGGTGCTCGAGACCAAGCTGCCCGACATCACCGAGTTCGCCCGCACGTACCTGGGCGTCGACCCGGTCGTCGAGCCGGTGCCGGTCATGCCGACGGCGCACTACGCGATGGGCGGCATCCCCACGAACAACAACGCCGAGGTGCTGAGCAACAACACCACGGTCGTCCCCGGTCTCTACGCCGCCGGCGAGTGCGCCTGCGTGTCGGTGCACGGTTCGAACCGCCTCGGCACCAACTCGCTGCTCGACATCAACGTGTTCGGCAAGCGCGCCGGCCGCAACGCGGTGGAGTACGTCAAGACCGCCGAGTTCGTCCCCCTCCCCGAAGACCCGTCCAAGGAGGTGCGCGAGCTCATGGAGCGACTGCGCGCCAACCCCGGTACCGAGCGGATCTCGGTGCTGCGCAAGACGCTGCAGGACGAGATGGACAAGGGCGCCCAGGTGTTCCGCACCGAGGAGTCGCTCACGCGCATGCTGACGGTGATCGAAGATCTGCGCACCCGCTTCAACAACATCCACGTCGACGACAAGGGCAAGCGCTTCAACACCGACCTGCTCGAAGCCGTCGAACTCGGGTTCCTCCTCGACCTCGCCGAGGTCGTCGTCTACGCCGCGCTCAACCGCAAGGAGAGCCGCGGCGGCCACATGCGCGACGACTATCCGACGCGCGATGACGAGAACTACATGAAGCACACCATGGCCTATCTGACGGGCGACCCCCACTCGTCGTTCGCCTCCGACCACATCGAGCTCGACTGGAAGCCGGTGGTCTTCACGAAGAACGAGGCAGGCGAGTTGCGTTACCCGCCCCTGGAGAGGAAGTACTGA
- a CDS encoding succinate dehydrogenase iron-sulfur subunit gives MASTVIDTTDATAEASETTADTGIQSFIVTFNVRRFDPESDTEPRWVDYDVELYPTDRVLDALHKIKWEVDGSLAFRRSCAHGICGSDAMRINGRNRLACKTLIKDLDISQPIYVEAIKGLPLEKDLIVDMEPFFASYRDVQPFLISKTKAEPGKERVQSIVDREVFDDTTKCILCAACTSSCPVFWTDGQYFGPAAIVNAHRFIFDSRDDAADVRLDILNDKEGVWRCRTTFNCSEACPRGIEVTKAIAEVKQAVLRGGR, from the coding sequence ATGGCATCGACAGTCATCGACACGACGGACGCCACGGCGGAGGCCTCGGAGACCACGGCCGACACCGGCATCCAGTCGTTCATCGTCACCTTCAACGTGCGCCGGTTCGACCCGGAGTCCGACACCGAGCCGCGCTGGGTCGACTACGACGTCGAGCTCTACCCCACCGACCGGGTGCTCGACGCGCTGCACAAGATCAAGTGGGAGGTCGACGGCTCCCTCGCCTTCCGCCGCTCCTGCGCCCACGGCATCTGCGGCTCCGACGCGATGCGCATCAACGGACGCAACCGCCTGGCCTGCAAGACGCTGATCAAGGATCTCGACATCTCGCAGCCGATCTACGTCGAGGCGATCAAGGGTCTTCCCCTCGAGAAGGACCTCATCGTCGACATGGAGCCGTTCTTCGCCTCCTACCGCGACGTGCAGCCGTTCCTGATCTCCAAGACCAAGGCCGAGCCCGGCAAGGAGCGCGTCCAGTCGATCGTCGACCGCGAGGTCTTCGACGACACCACCAAGTGCATCCTCTGCGCCGCGTGCACCTCGTCGTGCCCGGTCTTCTGGACCGACGGCCAGTACTTCGGGCCCGCGGCGATCGTGAACGCGCACCGTTTCATCTTCGACTCGCGCGACGACGCGGCAGACGTGCGCCTCGACATCCTCAACGACAAGGAAGGCGTCTGGCGTTGCCGCACGACCTTCAACTGCTCCGAGGCATGCCCCCGCGGCATCGAGGTCACGAAGGCCATCGCCGAGGTCAAGCAGGCGGTTCTGCGCGGCGGTCGCTGA
- a CDS encoding MFS transporter: MDERMRRPAGAAIGAAYAAQGLGYAAVVTSLPSLKDQVRIDDTAVSLIVLGVCVAAALGSVLADLIAVRAGSRAALVTGLLLQAAALPLIALVTPLPPFLAAFAVYGLGLGCVDAASAMQGVALQRARGRAVLGRLFAVYTAAAIVGALLVAGAAASASSAVPLLVASAVAVGVAVAGVRSFSTERTVAAASGSSRLPRRGIWVFGSVILAAFALDSAVSTWSTVYLADTLTTTAVIAPLGYAAYQGAVLVTRLATDALVTRLGRRALAVLSALVAITGCVVVAAIPLPAAAVVGFALAGVATGVLVPVAFAAAGDLDPARTDEVIARVNLFNYAGAVLGAVGVGLIGDATGLGVAFLLPGLALITVLVVRRRFASRRSVV; this comes from the coding sequence GTGGACGAGCGGATGCGGCGACCGGCGGGTGCCGCCATCGGCGCGGCCTATGCGGCGCAGGGTCTCGGCTACGCGGCCGTCGTCACATCACTCCCTTCCCTGAAGGATCAGGTGCGCATCGACGACACCGCCGTGTCGCTGATCGTGCTCGGCGTCTGTGTGGCGGCCGCGCTCGGGTCGGTTCTCGCCGACCTCATCGCCGTTCGCGCCGGTAGCCGCGCGGCGCTGGTGACGGGCCTCCTCCTGCAGGCCGCCGCTCTGCCGCTCATCGCCCTCGTCACGCCCCTCCCTCCGTTCCTCGCGGCCTTCGCCGTCTACGGTCTGGGGCTTGGGTGCGTCGACGCGGCCTCCGCGATGCAGGGCGTCGCGCTCCAGCGCGCGAGAGGGCGCGCCGTGCTCGGCCGGCTCTTCGCGGTCTACACGGCGGCGGCGATCGTCGGCGCGCTGCTCGTCGCCGGTGCGGCCGCCTCCGCGTCGTCGGCGGTGCCGCTCCTGGTCGCATCCGCGGTCGCGGTCGGGGTGGCGGTGGCGGGAGTCCGCTCGTTCTCGACGGAGCGGACCGTGGCCGCAGCATCCGGCTCGTCGCGGCTTCCTCGACGGGGCATCTGGGTCTTCGGCTCGGTCATCCTCGCGGCCTTCGCCCTCGACTCGGCCGTCAGCACCTGGAGCACCGTCTACCTCGCCGACACCCTGACCACGACCGCGGTGATCGCACCGCTCGGCTATGCCGCCTATCAGGGCGCCGTGCTCGTCACACGACTGGCGACCGACGCCCTCGTCACGCGACTGGGCCGGAGGGCGCTGGCCGTGCTGTCGGCGTTGGTCGCGATCACGGGATGCGTCGTGGTCGCCGCGATCCCCCTGCCGGCGGCGGCGGTCGTCGGGTTCGCCCTCGCGGGCGTGGCGACGGGCGTGCTCGTGCCGGTCGCCTTCGCCGCCGCCGGCGACCTCGACCCCGCGCGCACCGACGAGGTGATCGCGCGGGTCAACCTCTTCAACTACGCGGGCGCCGTGCTCGGGGCCGTGGGCGTCGGCCTGATCGGCGACGCGACCGGGCTCGGGGTCGCGTTCCTGCTCCCGGGCCTCGCGCTCATCACCGTCCTGGTCGTCAGACGGCGCTTCGCCTCGCGGCGCTCGGTAGTCTGA
- a CDS encoding YihY/virulence factor BrkB family protein, which produces MADSNASGERLQALRERLDEPIEKATELTRKTLAWFPIRVWRHFLQHNGFLLAAGISYQSLFAIFGVIYLSFALAGLWLGGSKESVQALIDLINRYIPQIISENGLVKPEQVEAVAAGSTGLLTVTGIVAGVVVIWTAIGFITYARRAVRDTFGLPFDRRSYVLLKARDFLAAVLFGVALIVGAGLGLVATGAIELLFSLLGWDSQSVWVRVLSRVLAFVVAFWVNTFALAAMFRFLTGASLSWRRIWSGSLLGGGAMVALQIAAGFLFVYSPTNPLLATFAIFIGFLLWFRLNGIVILVAGAWIAVGAEDRGMSLMSEDERAAAEHAALVTAAQVRLRDAEQELGDAPWYAHWWAAREVNRLRDELTDAEASAPPRASSTFLD; this is translated from the coding sequence GTGGCAGACTCCAACGCGTCCGGGGAGCGCCTGCAAGCCCTGCGCGAGCGACTGGACGAGCCGATCGAGAAGGCGACCGAACTGACGAGGAAGACCCTCGCCTGGTTCCCGATCCGCGTCTGGCGCCATTTCCTGCAGCACAACGGATTCCTGCTCGCGGCCGGGATCAGCTACCAGTCGCTCTTCGCGATCTTCGGCGTCATCTATCTCTCGTTCGCCCTCGCGGGTCTCTGGCTCGGCGGCAGCAAGGAATCGGTGCAGGCGCTCATCGACCTGATCAACCGCTACATCCCGCAGATCATCAGCGAGAACGGGCTCGTCAAGCCCGAGCAGGTCGAAGCGGTCGCCGCCGGCAGCACCGGCCTGCTCACCGTCACCGGCATCGTCGCGGGTGTCGTGGTCATCTGGACCGCCATCGGGTTCATCACCTACGCGCGCCGCGCCGTGCGCGACACCTTCGGTCTGCCGTTCGACCGGCGCAGCTATGTGCTGCTGAAGGCCCGCGACTTCCTCGCCGCCGTGCTGTTCGGGGTGGCGCTGATCGTCGGTGCGGGGCTGGGGCTCGTCGCCACCGGCGCGATCGAGCTGCTCTTCTCGCTGCTCGGCTGGGACAGCCAGTCGGTCTGGGTGCGCGTTCTGAGCCGTGTGCTCGCGTTCGTCGTGGCGTTCTGGGTCAACACCTTCGCCCTGGCGGCGATGTTCCGGTTCCTCACCGGCGCTTCTCTGTCGTGGCGGCGCATCTGGTCGGGGTCGCTCCTCGGTGGCGGCGCGATGGTCGCTCTGCAGATCGCCGCGGGCTTCCTCTTCGTCTACTCCCCCACCAACCCCCTCCTGGCGACGTTCGCGATCTTCATCGGGTTCTTGCTCTGGTTCCGTCTGAACGGGATCGTGATCCTCGTCGCCGGCGCCTGGATCGCCGTGGGCGCCGAGGACCGCGGCATGTCGCTGATGTCGGAGGACGAGCGGGCGGCCGCCGAGCACGCCGCGCTCGTGACCGCCGCGCAGGTGCGCCTGCGCGACGCCGAGCAGGAGCTCGGCGACGCGCCCTGGTACGCACACTGGTGGGCCGCGCGCGAGGTCAACCGACTCCGCGACGAGCTCACCGACGCCGAAGCATCCGCCCCTCCCCGAGCCTCGAGCACCTTCCTGGATTGA
- a CDS encoding exodeoxyribonuclease III produces MSRSVRIVSMNVNGIRAAVRNGMNDWLAEADADILAIQEVRATADDLRTALPGWEIVNDEALAKGRAGVAIASRLAPVDVRTSLSADPVDSAGRWIEGDFDIDGETVTVVSAYVHSGEVGTPKQEAKWGFLDAMEKRMPQLAAERPLALIMGDLNVGHRELDIRNWKGNVKKAGFLPRERGYFDRFLGEAGATVTGVDGSVGTGLGWIDIGRRHAGEVDGPYTWWSSRGKAFDTDTGWRIDYHLATPALAERVTDYRIGRAPSWDTRWSDHAPVVADYTLGL; encoded by the coding sequence GTGTCTCGCAGCGTTCGCATCGTCTCCATGAATGTCAACGGCATCCGTGCCGCCGTCCGCAACGGAATGAACGATTGGCTCGCCGAAGCCGATGCCGACATCCTCGCGATCCAAGAGGTGCGCGCCACGGCCGACGACCTGCGCACGGCTCTCCCCGGGTGGGAGATCGTCAACGACGAGGCTCTCGCGAAGGGCCGCGCCGGCGTCGCGATCGCCAGTCGGCTGGCCCCCGTCGACGTGCGCACATCGCTCAGTGCCGATCCCGTCGACTCCGCCGGCCGCTGGATCGAAGGCGACTTCGACATCGACGGCGAGACCGTGACCGTCGTGAGCGCCTACGTGCACAGCGGAGAGGTCGGCACCCCGAAGCAGGAGGCGAAGTGGGGCTTCCTCGACGCCATGGAGAAGCGGATGCCCCAGCTCGCCGCCGAGCGTCCGCTGGCGCTGATCATGGGCGACCTCAACGTCGGTCACCGCGAGCTCGACATCCGCAACTGGAAGGGCAACGTCAAGAAGGCCGGCTTCCTCCCGCGTGAGCGCGGCTACTTCGACCGCTTCCTCGGCGAGGCCGGAGCGACCGTGACGGGCGTCGACGGCAGCGTCGGCACCGGACTCGGCTGGATCGACATCGGCCGCCGCCACGCCGGCGAGGTCGATGGTCCGTACACGTGGTGGTCGAGCCGCGGCAAGGCCTTCGACACCGACACCGGCTGGCGCATCGACTACCACCTCGCCACCCCCGCCCTCGCCGAGCGCGTCACCGACTACCGCATCGGCCGGGCACCCTCGTGGGACACGCGCTGGAGCGACCACGCCCCCGTGGTGGCGGACTACACCCTCGGCCTCTGA